The Gammaproteobacteria bacterium genome has a segment encoding these proteins:
- the dut gene encoding dUTP diphosphatase: protein MHKIELKILDPRIGNEFPLPNYATEGSAGMDLRAILDQPLPIKPGETHLLPTGIAIHISDPSLAAILLPRSGLGHKHGIVLGNLVGLIDSDYQGQLMVSCWNRGDKTFVVEPGERIAQMVIVPVIQPEFHIVEAFEESLRGTGGFGSTGKQ from the coding sequence ATGCACAAAATTGAATTAAAAATTCTCGACCCCCGTATTGGCAATGAATTCCCCCTGCCCAACTACGCTACCGAAGGCTCTGCGGGAATGGATTTACGCGCCATTCTTGACCAACCTTTACCGATCAAACCGGGGGAGACCCACCTATTGCCTACCGGCATCGCCATTCACATCAGCGACCCCAGCTTGGCCGCAATACTTTTACCACGCTCCGGGCTGGGCCATAAACACGGCATTGTACTGGGTAACCTGGTCGGTCTAATCGATTCCGACTATCAGGGCCAATTAATGGTCTCTTGCTGGAATCGTGGCGATAAAACATTTGTTGTTGAACCGGGAGAGCGTATCGCACAAATGGTCATTGTACCGGTCATACAGCCCGAGTTTCACATTGTCGAGGCGTTTGAAGAGAGCCTGCGAGGCACCGGAGGATTTGGCTCAAC